From the Lycium ferocissimum isolate CSIRO_LF1 unplaced genomic scaffold, AGI_CSIRO_Lferr_CH_V1 ctg653, whole genome shotgun sequence genome, one window contains:
- the LOC132045370 gene encoding uncharacterized protein LOC132045370: MLCSARSDLPFGSRKDESDWNEEYRRMCPFHYFKSKVAVNFWKKFINPRNLPPSNFRPTGDEDEVMYPAKLNQLSEVYQLGDFKPKYRMFFLELYHDVYALNDEVRDCLLLFLFLFLC, from the exons ATGCTGTGTTCTGCACGTAGTGATCTTCCTTTTGGGTCACGGAAGGACGAAAGTGACTGGAATGAAGAGTACAGAAGGATGTGCCCATTCCATTACTTCAAAAGCAAAGTTGCAGTgaacttttggaaaaaatttatcAATCCTCGAAATCTTCCACCAAGTAACTTTCGACCTACTGG GGATGAAGACGAGGTAATGTATCCTGCAAAGTTGAACCAACTCAGTGAAGTTTATCAGTTGGGTgattttaagccaaaatataGGATGTTTTTTTTGGAGCTGTACCATGATGTCTATGCGCTTAATGATGAGGTTCGTGATTgtcttttactttttcttttcttatttttatgttag